One segment of Acidobacteriota bacterium DNA contains the following:
- a CDS encoding efflux RND transporter permease subunit, whose translation MHGMIEWFARNGVAANLMMVFIVASGLLAATSANEEVFPEMELDRISVEVPYLGAAPEEVESAVNVRIEEAIEGIDGIKQVRSTAYEGAGSVTIELDLGADARRVVDEVKNNVDAITTFPLETETPIIRELTNRLQVVDIAVSGDMDPFTLKQVTERVRDELTAIPGITQVDIVSAPPYEISIEVSENDLRRYELTFDQVADAVRRSSLDLPGGSVRTDGGEILLRTIGQAYRGAEFEDLVLWTRPDGSRLRLGDVAAVVDGFEETDQYARFDFEPTMLVSVFRTGDQSAVEIAELATRYVEGARARLPEGVTLTVWQNDAESLNNQLSLMLRNGVAGFALVFLVLALFLELRLAFWVSLGIPISFFGALALMPGVDVSINVLTLFGFVLVLGIVVDDAIIVGENIYRHQEEHGDGMRGSIEGAYEIAKPVTFAVLTTVAAFSPLLFVPGVLGKVFRVIPLVVIACLLFSLLESLNILPAHLSHIPKRVRPGPWRRFQRVFANGLTRIAHRVYSPLLEAALRWRYVTAAVGLGVMIVTIGMVLSGLPGFRFMPSIEANVISASVTMPQGAPVEATAAAVAKLEAGAARLRRQLLAETGRDYFRHVLAAVGDRPMAARGGGPTGPAVGSFTSPNTGEVAIELLSSEDRAYSSEELGLLWREATAPIPEAVEVDFALSTLSAGSDVDVQLAGPDVDVLRAAAEEVKQRLQGYAGVYEVTDSFRAGKQEMKLGIKPAAETVGLTLESLGRQVRQAFYGEEAQRIQRGRDDVRVMVRYPRDERRSLGDLENMRIRTPDGGQVPFSQVAVVEPGRGFASIRRVDRNRTVNVTASIDPGATSADAVIADLNARILPEVLVRYPGVFYSFEGAMAEQRDALGGLQRGFTLALLLIFALLAVPLRSYVQPLIIMSAIPFGLIGAVWGHVFLGLNVSIMSMFGLVALTGVVVNDSLIMVDFINRARGVHADVGRLTRQAGGIPTDRRDFETAGLALAVREAGVYRFRPILLTSLTTFFGLAPLMWNRSLDAAFMVPMAVSLGFGVLFATAITLLLVPTAYMILDDVGRTMRRIFGGYSSAAVPAPGGSAATL comes from the coding sequence GTGCACGGCATGATCGAGTGGTTCGCCCGCAACGGCGTCGCCGCCAACCTGATGATGGTGTTCATCGTGGCCAGCGGACTCCTCGCGGCAACGAGCGCCAACGAAGAAGTGTTTCCGGAGATGGAGCTCGACCGGATCAGTGTCGAGGTGCCATATCTCGGCGCCGCCCCCGAAGAGGTCGAGTCGGCGGTGAACGTCCGCATCGAGGAGGCGATCGAGGGCATCGACGGCATCAAGCAGGTCCGCTCGACGGCGTACGAGGGGGCCGGTTCAGTGACGATCGAGCTCGACCTCGGGGCCGACGCCCGCCGCGTCGTCGACGAGGTGAAGAACAACGTCGACGCCATCACCACCTTCCCGCTCGAGACCGAGACGCCGATCATCCGCGAGCTGACGAACCGGTTGCAGGTCGTCGACATCGCGGTCTCCGGGGACATGGACCCGTTCACGCTGAAGCAGGTCACCGAGCGGGTACGGGATGAGCTGACGGCGATTCCGGGCATCACGCAGGTCGACATCGTGAGTGCGCCGCCGTACGAGATCTCGATCGAGGTCTCGGAGAACGACCTTCGACGATACGAGCTGACGTTCGACCAGGTGGCAGATGCCGTGCGCCGCTCGTCGCTCGACCTGCCGGGCGGGTCGGTGCGGACGGACGGGGGCGAGATCCTGCTGCGCACCATCGGGCAGGCGTACCGCGGGGCCGAGTTCGAGGATCTGGTCCTGTGGACGCGACCCGACGGCAGCCGCCTGCGTCTGGGCGACGTGGCGGCCGTCGTCGACGGCTTCGAGGAAACCGACCAGTACGCCCGTTTCGACTTCGAGCCGACGATGCTGGTCTCCGTCTTCCGCACGGGGGACCAGAGCGCGGTCGAGATCGCCGAGCTCGCCACGCGGTACGTCGAGGGAGCCCGGGCGCGCCTGCCCGAGGGCGTGACGCTCACCGTGTGGCAGAACGATGCAGAGTCGTTGAACAACCAACTCTCGCTGATGCTGCGCAACGGCGTTGCCGGGTTCGCGCTGGTGTTCCTGGTGCTGGCGCTGTTCCTGGAGCTGCGTCTGGCGTTCTGGGTGAGCCTCGGGATCCCCATCTCGTTCTTCGGGGCCCTCGCGCTGATGCCGGGCGTCGACGTCTCCATCAACGTGCTGACGCTGTTCGGCTTCGTCCTGGTGCTCGGCATCGTGGTCGACGACGCCATCATCGTGGGGGAGAACATCTACCGGCACCAGGAGGAGCACGGCGACGGGATGCGCGGATCCATCGAGGGGGCGTACGAGATCGCGAAACCGGTCACGTTCGCGGTCCTGACGACGGTGGCCGCGTTCAGTCCGCTGCTGTTCGTGCCCGGGGTGCTGGGCAAGGTGTTCCGGGTGATTCCGCTGGTCGTCATCGCGTGCCTGCTGTTCTCGCTGCTCGAGTCGTTGAACATCCTGCCGGCCCACCTGTCGCACATCCCGAAGCGCGTCCGCCCGGGACCGTGGCGGCGCTTTCAGCGGGTCTTCGCGAACGGCTTGACGCGCATCGCGCATCGCGTCTACAGCCCGTTGCTCGAGGCGGCGCTGCGGTGGCGGTACGTGACCGCGGCGGTGGGGTTGGGGGTGATGATCGTCACCATCGGGATGGTGCTGTCGGGGCTTCCCGGCTTCCGCTTCATGCCCTCGATCGAGGCCAACGTCATCTCCGCCTCGGTGACGATGCCGCAGGGCGCGCCGGTCGAGGCGACGGCGGCGGCGGTCGCGAAGCTCGAGGCGGGCGCGGCGCGGCTCCGCCGGCAACTGCTCGCAGAAACCGGCCGGGACTACTTCCGGCACGTGCTCGCGGCGGTCGGCGACAGACCGATGGCGGCGCGCGGGGGCGGTCCCACGGGTCCCGCGGTCGGGAGCTTCACGTCGCCGAACACGGGCGAGGTGGCGATAGAGCTGCTCTCCTCGGAAGATCGCGCCTACAGCAGCGAGGAGCTCGGCCTGCTGTGGCGCGAGGCGACGGCGCCGATCCCGGAAGCGGTCGAGGTCGACTTCGCGCTGAGCACCCTGAGCGCGGGCAGCGACGTCGACGTGCAGCTCGCCGGCCCGGACGTCGACGTGCTGCGGGCCGCAGCAGAAGAGGTGAAGCAGCGTCTCCAAGGCTACGCCGGCGTCTACGAGGTGACCGACTCGTTTCGCGCCGGCAAGCAGGAGATGAAGCTCGGCATCAAGCCGGCCGCCGAGACCGTCGGCCTCACCCTGGAGAGCCTCGGGCGCCAGGTGCGCCAGGCGTTCTACGGCGAGGAGGCGCAGCGCATCCAGCGGGGTCGCGACGACGTACGCGTCATGGTCCGCTATCCGCGCGACGAGCGCCGGTCGCTCGGCGACCTCGAGAACATGCGCATCCGCACGCCGGACGGCGGCCAGGTCCCCTTCAGCCAGGTCGCGGTGGTCGAGCCCGGACGCGGGTTCGCGTCGATCCGGCGCGTGGACCGGAACCGAACCGTCAACGTCACCGCCTCGATCGACCCGGGCGCGACGTCGGCCGACGCCGTCATCGCCGACCTGAACGCGCGCATTCTTCCCGAGGTGCTGGTCCGCTACCCGGGCGTGTTCTACTCGTTCGAGGGGGCGATGGCCGAGCAGCGCGACGCCCTCGGCGGGCTGCAGCGCGGCTTCACGCTGGCGCTGCTGCTGATCTTCGCGTTGCTGGCGGTGCCGCTGCGGTCCTACGTGCAGCCACTGATCATCATGAGCGCCATCCCGTTCGGGCTCATCGGCGCGGTCTGGGGCCACGTCTTCCTGGGGCTGAACGTGTCGATCATGTCGATGTTCGGGCTGGTCGCGCTGACCGGGGTGGTGGTCAACGACAGCCTGATCATGGTCGACTTCATCAACCGGGCGCGAGGCGTGCACGCCGACGTCGGACGCCTGACGCGGCAGGCCGGGGGCATCCCGACCGACCGGCGGGACTTCGAGACGGCCGGCTTGGCGCTAGCCGTGCGCGAGGCCGGCGTCTACCGCTTCCGGCCCATCCTGCTGACGTCGCTCACGACCTTCTTCGGCCTTGCGCCGCTGATGTGGAACAGGAGCCTCGACGCCGCCTTCATGGTGCCGATGGCGGTCTCGCTCGGCTTCGGGGTGCTGTTCGCGACCGCCATCACGCTGCTGCTGGTGCCGACGGCGTACATGATCCTCGACGACGTCGGCCGGACGATGCGGCGGATCTTCGGGGGCTACAGCTCGGCGGCGGTGCCGGCGCCCGGGGGAAGTGCGGCCACGCTGTAG
- a CDS encoding LexA family transcriptional regulator: MHDWFEGFSVSRLAPDLAGIRAEPPWACGRFTGTRCRADHQTFLHMTLGTNIRRLRSVVGPRSQKKLAERLGVAPSQVADWEHDRYAVISIQSLIKLATVFHCSVDDLLAGVDADYDQLLAGVADAAYAAGNWPDVAVVGEGDAPPGAVARNAHGEERPAVLGWVPRPADLGDPHAYGVQIRGDAMCPAYRPKMVALVSPAQDVQDGDEVYAHLARGEHLVRLARAVPRGYIFQAYNPGRRARFVKHNEIDALHVIVYSLLRGLER, translated from the coding sequence ATGCATGACTGGTTCGAGGGCTTCTCGGTCAGTCGTCTCGCGCCAGATTTAGCCGGCATCCGCGCGGAACCGCCGTGGGCCTGCGGCCGCTTTACCGGCACCAGGTGTCGAGCTGACCACCAGACGTTTCTGCACATGACGCTGGGGACGAACATCAGGCGGTTGCGGTCGGTGGTGGGACCGCGATCGCAAAAGAAGCTGGCCGAGCGGCTCGGCGTCGCGCCGAGCCAAGTCGCGGACTGGGAGCACGACCGCTACGCGGTCATCTCGATCCAGAGTCTCATCAAGCTTGCCACAGTGTTCCACTGCTCGGTGGACGACCTTCTTGCCGGTGTCGATGCGGACTACGACCAGTTGCTGGCGGGTGTCGCGGATGCCGCATACGCGGCCGGCAACTGGCCCGATGTCGCGGTGGTCGGCGAGGGCGATGCACCTCCGGGTGCCGTCGCGCGGAACGCGCACGGAGAGGAGCGGCCTGCGGTGTTGGGCTGGGTACCTCGCCCGGCGGACCTTGGCGACCCGCACGCCTACGGGGTCCAGATCCGCGGCGACGCGATGTGCCCGGCGTACCGGCCGAAGATGGTCGCGCTGGTGTCGCCTGCGCAGGACGTGCAGGACGGCGATGAGGTGTACGCGCACCTCGCGCGCGGAGAACACCTGGTCCGGTTGGCCCGCGCGGTTCCCCGCGGTTACATTTTCCAGGCGTACAATCCGGGCCGCCGGGCGCGTTTCGTGAAGCACAACGAGATCGATGCGCTGCACGTCATCGTGTACTCGCTTCTCCGGGGATTGGAACGATGA
- a CDS encoding sigma-70 family RNA polymerase sigma factor, protein MSRRAWQWRRTGRGPWTSSCTPAGTPPRAGSDYHCAVVRKLLSVFSRESAGPGAPRGTSSDRLLARARGGSRPAAEVLFARYGSWLRRWARGRLPPWVRGAVDTSDLVQDTLREQFARLDQFKSKQSGAMRLCLRRAIENRIRDQLRRAARRRNTDAPAEHVELSDASAPQHRQLVDDENWQHYLDGLRHLRPRDRRLIVGRTELGYNFRQLALVERLSSPDAARMALRRALMRLSDAIAGAGNRR, encoded by the coding sequence TTGTCACGCCGCGCGTGGCAGTGGCGCAGGACAGGGCGGGGCCCCTGGACGAGTTCCTGCACCCCGGCAGGGACGCCGCCGCGGGCGGGATCCGACTATCATTGCGCGGTCGTACGCAAACTGTTGTCTGTGTTCTCCCGAGAATCCGCCGGTCCAGGCGCTCCCCGTGGCACCAGCTCGGACCGCCTCCTCGCGCGGGCTCGAGGAGGCAGCCGGCCGGCGGCCGAGGTGCTGTTTGCGCGCTACGGGTCGTGGCTGCGGCGTTGGGCGCGCGGTCGGCTGCCGCCATGGGTGCGCGGGGCCGTCGACACGAGCGATCTGGTCCAGGACACCCTGCGGGAGCAGTTCGCGCGGCTCGACCAGTTCAAGTCGAAACAGTCTGGTGCGATGCGGCTCTGCTTGCGGCGGGCCATCGAGAACCGGATCCGGGACCAGTTGCGGCGCGCCGCGCGGCGCCGGAACACCGATGCGCCGGCCGAGCACGTCGAGCTCAGCGACGCGTCGGCGCCCCAACATCGGCAGTTGGTCGATGATGAGAACTGGCAGCACTATCTGGACGGCCTGCGGCATCTGCGGCCTCGTGACCGGCGGCTGATCGTGGGTCGTACCGAGCTCGGGTACAACTTCCGGCAACTCGCTCTGGTCGAACGCCTGTCGAGTCCGGACGCGGCGCGCATGGCGCTGCGCCGGGCGCTGATGCGGTTGAGCGACGCCATCGCGGGCGCCGGCAACCGTCGCTGA